Proteins from a genomic interval of Rhodothermus marinus:
- a CDS encoding VOC family protein, whose amino-acid sequence MHATFPSRIRALTLRVRDLSTQRVFYHELLGLPLQESGTDRLVLAPESGAFTLELIADPSAPLRPWPTIGLYHFALLLPDRTALAAVAARLLARNVFFEGAADHAVSEALYFRDPEGNGLELYADRPPELWPRRGPLMVTEPLDLEALLRGARPAPLPPDVRIGHLHLHVPDLDEAERFFAGRLGMTVTLRTYPGARFFAYDGYHHHIGANIWARGRRAPDHATGLLAYALQVPEEIACTLPPTLQDPAGVTVYVRTAGA is encoded by the coding sequence ATGCATGCAACCTTTCCGTCGCGCATTCGCGCGCTGACGCTGCGCGTGCGCGACCTGAGCACGCAGCGCGTTTTTTACCATGAACTGCTGGGGCTGCCGCTACAGGAATCCGGCACCGATCGGCTCGTGCTGGCGCCGGAAAGCGGCGCGTTCACGCTGGAGCTGATCGCCGACCCCTCGGCCCCGCTGCGTCCCTGGCCTACGATCGGGCTCTACCACTTTGCGCTCTTACTGCCTGATCGGACTGCTCTGGCGGCGGTGGCCGCACGGCTGCTGGCCCGGAATGTCTTTTTCGAAGGGGCAGCCGACCATGCCGTCTCCGAAGCGCTTTACTTCCGGGATCCGGAAGGGAACGGGCTGGAGCTGTATGCGGACCGGCCGCCCGAGCTGTGGCCGCGCCGGGGCCCGCTCATGGTGACCGAACCGCTGGACCTCGAAGCGCTGCTGCGCGGCGCCCGACCGGCCCCGCTCCCTCCGGACGTGCGCATCGGACACCTGCACCTGCACGTGCCCGACCTGGACGAAGCCGAGCGGTTCTTTGCCGGCCGGCTGGGGATGACCGTAACGCTGCGCACCTATCCCGGCGCCCGCTTCTTCGCCTACGACGGCTATCACCACCACATCGGCGCCAACATCTGGGCGCGCGGACGCCGTGCGCCGGACCATGCAACCGGCCTGCTGGCTTACGCGCTGCAGGTCCCGGAAGAAATAGCCTGCACGCTCCCGCCCACGCTGCAGGATCCGGCCGGCGTCACCGTGTATGTCCGGACCGCCGGCGCGTAG
- a CDS encoding sodium:solute symporter, whose product MITILDYLIIGGYFLGLVLFSYMIGRRYAGRADYFLGGRRMPAWAIGASMMATQAGVISMISAPAFVALRPGGGLQWLQYEFAVPLAMILVMAVLARTFHRANVITVYEYLERRFGAGTRLAFSAIFQISRGLATGVSIYAAAILLSTILGTSLAVAILLVGGISLLYTTMGGIAADVWSDVVQLFVLWIGIFIVLGYVIHYGGGWENLLPLIPDERVHALNWAHGLGDGATFGFWPMVLGGFFLYSSYYGCDQSQIQRVLSTPSIETARRALFINGIGRFPLVLSYILVGFFFAGFLKAVPEFAALVPPEHPDYMIPVFIKHYVPTGITGVLLAAMFAAVMSSIDSAFNSLAAATVQDIYARYVRPEASDRHYLNISRLMTVVWGLLCTGFAFLAGGLAPTVIEGINKIGSVFYGPILAAFLLAILSRRATGAGVIAGLLAGVGMNLVLWLRFEAEVSWLWWNAIGCIVTLGVAVLQGRRVSPAEEEPIGRELWRELRRNAPTYGTLTAYFVLIVLISWALGHLGRWLT is encoded by the coding sequence ATGATTACCATCCTGGATTACCTTATCATCGGGGGATATTTCCTGGGATTGGTACTGTTCTCCTACATGATCGGGCGCCGATATGCCGGGCGCGCCGATTATTTCCTGGGTGGACGCCGCATGCCGGCCTGGGCAATCGGGGCTTCAATGATGGCCACACAGGCCGGCGTGATCAGCATGATCAGTGCACCGGCCTTTGTGGCGTTGCGGCCGGGAGGGGGACTCCAGTGGTTGCAGTACGAGTTTGCCGTACCACTGGCCATGATTCTGGTGATGGCCGTACTGGCTCGGACGTTCCATCGGGCCAATGTGATTACGGTTTATGAATACCTGGAGCGCCGCTTCGGAGCCGGAACGCGCCTGGCTTTTAGCGCGATCTTTCAGATCAGTCGGGGACTGGCCACGGGGGTCAGCATTTACGCAGCGGCCATTCTGCTCTCGACGATTCTGGGGACATCGCTGGCGGTGGCCATTCTGCTGGTGGGTGGGATCTCGTTGCTCTACACGACCATGGGGGGCATTGCGGCCGACGTATGGAGCGACGTTGTACAGTTGTTTGTCCTGTGGATTGGCATTTTTATCGTGCTGGGCTATGTGATTCACTATGGAGGCGGTTGGGAAAATCTGCTTCCGCTCATTCCCGACGAACGGGTACACGCCCTGAACTGGGCGCATGGCCTGGGCGACGGCGCTACGTTCGGCTTCTGGCCCATGGTGCTGGGTGGATTCTTTCTCTACAGTTCCTACTACGGCTGTGATCAGAGCCAGATTCAACGGGTACTCTCGACGCCTTCGATTGAAACGGCCCGGCGTGCGTTGTTCATCAACGGTATCGGGCGTTTTCCGCTGGTGCTCTCCTACATTCTGGTCGGGTTTTTCTTTGCAGGGTTTCTGAAAGCGGTCCCCGAATTTGCGGCGCTGGTTCCGCCCGAGCATCCGGACTACATGATTCCGGTTTTCATCAAGCACTATGTGCCGACGGGCATCACGGGTGTGCTGCTGGCCGCCATGTTCGCTGCAGTCATGTCAAGCATTGACTCGGCGTTCAACTCGCTGGCGGCGGCCACCGTGCAGGATATCTACGCGCGCTACGTACGGCCCGAAGCGAGCGATCGGCATTATCTGAATATCTCCCGCCTGATGACCGTGGTCTGGGGCCTGCTCTGCACCGGTTTTGCCTTTCTGGCCGGTGGACTGGCACCGACCGTCATCGAGGGCATCAACAAAATTGGCTCGGTCTTCTACGGCCCCATACTGGCCGCTTTCCTGCTGGCTATTCTGAGCCGACGGGCCACCGGGGCCGGCGTGATCGCCGGGTTGCTGGCCGGCGTGGGCATGAACCTGGTGCTCTGGCTGCGCTTCGAGGCCGAGGTGTCCTGGCTCTGGTGGAATGCGATTGGCTGTATCGTAACGCTGGGAGTCGCAGTACTGCAGGGACGCCGGGTCTCCCCGGCCGAGGAGGAACCGATCGGCCGTGAGCTGTGGCGGGAGCTTCGCCGTAACGCGCCTACCTACGGAACACTGACGGCCTATTTTGTGCTCATCGTGTTGATTTCATGGGCGCTGGGTCATTTGGGACGCTGGCTTACCTGA
- a CDS encoding cysteine hydrolase family protein, whose translation MQTYSLRPALVIVDMQNCFIAEGGSFHKLGYRRDHYQQIVPAVQEAYRRARALRMPVIFSKAVRERSGIDLLDRVHRILPPKRLERIRRAHIAIRDTWDADIIEALQPAPDDLIVEKRRDSIFQDTELELWLRAMRVDTLVFTGIDTAICVESSLRDAFNRGYDVVLLADATASREHDFYETTLREVQDNFGLVLQVSQFFDRLERQRNGRFLLQRPSILA comes from the coding sequence ATGCAGACCTATTCGCTACGTCCCGCCCTGGTGATTGTCGATATGCAGAACTGTTTTATAGCCGAGGGGGGCTCGTTCCACAAGCTGGGATACCGGCGGGATCATTATCAGCAGATTGTTCCGGCCGTGCAGGAGGCGTATCGACGGGCTCGGGCGCTTCGCATGCCGGTTATTTTTTCCAAAGCCGTTCGCGAACGCTCGGGCATCGATCTGCTCGATCGCGTGCACCGCATCCTTCCTCCCAAGCGACTGGAGCGCATTCGCCGCGCGCACATTGCCATCCGGGATACCTGGGATGCCGATATTATCGAAGCACTGCAGCCGGCTCCGGATGATCTGATCGTGGAAAAGCGTCGGGACTCAATCTTTCAGGATACCGAGCTGGAACTCTGGCTGCGTGCGATGCGGGTGGATACCCTGGTATTTACCGGGATCGATACGGCCATCTGCGTGGAGTCTTCCCTGCGGGATGCCTTCAATCGGGGCTACGATGTTGTCCTTCTGGCCGATGCGACGGCGTCGCGGGAGCACGATTTTTACGAAACGACGCTGCGTGAGGTGCAGGATAATTTCGGGCTGGTGCTGCAGGTGTCCCAGTTTTTTGATCGGCTGGAGCGCCAGCGCAATGGACGTTTTCTGTTGCAACGGCCATCAATCCTTGCATAG